Proteins encoded in a region of the Zunongwangia endophytica genome:
- a CDS encoding zinc-dependent peptidase, producing MNKFWISILILIAIAAFVIYKITSKSSNKAKSFPSDWHQLLLKHVEFYEQLNAKAQKRFQHRIMIFLSEVYIESVSFQLEDLDRILVAASGVIPVFGFKNWRYSNLSTVILYPDHFNKNLVFDKTGEDKMVMGLVGTGRFEHQMILSRKALHNGFAKHNDRLNTGIHEFVHLIDKVDGVTDGVPERLLKQAYVIPWLKMVHKNMEAINDNKSDIRKYGGTNEAEFLATASEYFFENPKRMKRKHPDLYKMLSACFFPDKKN from the coding sequence GTGAATAAATTCTGGATTAGTATTCTTATCTTAATAGCGATAGCTGCCTTTGTGATATACAAAATTACTAGTAAATCTTCAAATAAAGCAAAGTCATTTCCTTCAGATTGGCATCAGTTGCTTTTAAAGCATGTTGAGTTTTACGAACAATTAAATGCGAAAGCGCAAAAAAGATTTCAGCATAGAATAATGATTTTTCTTAGTGAAGTCTATATTGAAAGCGTTTCATTTCAGCTGGAAGATTTGGATAGAATTTTAGTGGCTGCAAGCGGAGTTATTCCTGTTTTCGGTTTCAAAAATTGGCGTTATTCTAATTTAAGTACGGTTATTCTATATCCCGATCATTTTAATAAGAATCTGGTTTTCGATAAAACTGGAGAGGATAAAATGGTGATGGGGCTTGTAGGAACTGGTAGGTTTGAGCATCAAATGATTTTATCACGCAAGGCTTTACATAACGGTTTTGCAAAACATAACGATCGATTAAATACCGGAATTCATGAATTTGTTCATTTAATAGATAAAGTTGATGGCGTTACCGATGGTGTCCCCGAGCGATTACTAAAGCAAGCTTACGTAATCCCATGGTTAAAAATGGTGCATAAAAACATGGAGGCGATTAACGATAATAAGTCTGATATTAGGAAATATGGCGGAACAAATGAAGCAGAATTTCTAGCTACGGCCAGTGAATATTTCTTTGAAAATCCCAAAAGGATGAAGCGTAAGCATCCCGATTTATATAAAATGCTAAGCGCATGTTTCTTCCCAGATAAAAAGAATTAA
- a CDS encoding STAS/SEC14 domain-containing protein translates to MNDKTTFELSENVLGIIIDQRVSTQVMEEILAEIEERIKCNKKIRFFLEIKGGNKISLAAFWKDLNFKCKHDSDFRKVAVVTDIQWFKEITGLKDNFMEADIRAFNNEDRLRALNWITE, encoded by the coding sequence ATGAATGATAAAACAACATTTGAGCTATCTGAAAATGTATTAGGAATCATTATAGATCAGCGTGTTTCTACTCAGGTCATGGAGGAAATTCTGGCGGAAATAGAAGAGCGTATAAAATGCAATAAAAAAATTAGATTTTTTCTTGAAATCAAAGGAGGAAATAAAATTTCTTTAGCAGCTTTTTGGAAAGATTTGAATTTCAAATGTAAGCATGACAGTGATTTTAGAAAAGTAGCAGTAGTGACAGATATTCAGTGGTTTAAGGAGATTACTGGTTTGAAAGATAACTTTATGGAAGCTGATATTAGAGCCTTCAATAACGAGGATCGTTTGCGAGCTTTAAACTGGATAACTGAATAA
- a CDS encoding CPXCG motif-containing cysteine-rich protein codes for MYEHFFQCPYCWEEISVLLDPSVSRQTYIEDCENCCNPIEFSVAFEHGEITEFEAQNIEQ; via the coding sequence ATGTACGAGCACTTTTTTCAATGTCCTTATTGTTGGGAAGAAATTTCTGTACTTTTAGATCCTTCGGTCTCCAGACAAACTTATATTGAGGATTGTGAGAATTGTTGCAATCCAATAGAGTTTAGTGTAGCCTTTGAGCATGGAGAAATTACTGAATTTGAAGCTCAAAATATAGAACAGTAA
- a CDS encoding TolC family protein produces the protein MNIKIANLAVIFFMFIGLAAKAQDSLLTKNEVIARALESNYGIKMANNDVEVAENNQSILNSGYLPSIRGAGGYNYDLNNRLTEPEEGEDVDQRGIEGESYSASVNLDYTLFDGLGRFYNYKSLKEQYNLSQLEARETIENTILQLLTVYYEIARLSENMGVLKETLGISQDRVKRAQYQFEYGQSNNLIVLNARVDVNTDSINLIETRQQLRNTKRDLNVILNRDINNREFEVDTSVSFIPELRIESFLEQSTYNNVSLLQAKSNIILSDYDIKVSKSGYLPAVDLTGSYGWNKNISAATAFFPGSKTTTDGLSAGLSLSWDLFDGGLTSVAIQNAKINKVNQELQKKQIELEVERDIANALGNYENKLYIYRVQEENVLTNEDNFDRSEEQYRLGQITSIEFRQAQINLLDAKTSLNLAKYDAKLAELELLQLTGQLLNIDF, from the coding sequence ATGAATATTAAAATTGCCAATCTAGCTGTCATTTTTTTCATGTTCATTGGGCTTGCAGCAAAAGCTCAGGATTCTTTATTGACCAAAAATGAAGTGATAGCCAGAGCTCTTGAAAGCAACTACGGAATTAAAATGGCTAATAATGATGTTGAAGTTGCCGAGAATAACCAAAGCATATTAAACTCAGGATACCTGCCTTCTATAAGAGGAGCGGGTGGTTATAATTATGATCTTAACAACCGATTAACCGAGCCGGAAGAAGGAGAAGATGTAGACCAAAGAGGTATCGAGGGCGAATCTTATAGCGCTTCAGTTAATTTAGATTACACGCTTTTTGATGGATTGGGGCGATTTTATAATTACAAAAGTTTAAAAGAGCAATACAATCTATCGCAATTAGAAGCGAGAGAAACTATCGAGAATACAATTCTTCAATTGCTAACGGTGTATTACGAAATTGCGAGATTAAGCGAAAATATGGGAGTTTTGAAAGAAACTTTAGGAATCTCTCAGGATCGTGTAAAGCGCGCGCAATATCAATTTGAATATGGACAATCTAATAATTTAATTGTCTTAAATGCTCGGGTAGATGTAAATACCGATAGTATTAATCTTATTGAAACAAGACAGCAATTACGAAATACGAAACGCGATCTAAATGTTATTCTGAATAGAGATATCAATAATAGAGAATTTGAAGTAGATACTTCGGTAAGTTTTATACCCGAACTACGCATCGAATCGTTTTTAGAACAGTCAACCTACAATAACGTTAGTCTGCTTCAGGCAAAAAGTAATATAATCCTAAGTGATTATGATATCAAAGTTAGTAAGTCGGGATACCTACCAGCAGTAGATCTTACCGGTTCTTATGGATGGAATAAAAATATAAGTGCAGCAACGGCGTTTTTCCCGGGTTCTAAAACAACTACAGATGGTTTGTCTGCAGGTTTAAGTTTGTCATGGGATTTATTTGATGGAGGCTTAACAAGTGTAGCCATTCAAAATGCTAAAATTAATAAAGTAAATCAAGAACTTCAGAAAAAGCAAATAGAGTTAGAGGTAGAGCGAGATATAGCAAATGCACTAGGAAACTATGAAAACAAGCTTTATATTTATCGTGTACAGGAAGAAAATGTATTAACGAACGAAGATAATTTTGATCGATCTGAAGAGCAATATCGATTAGGACAGATTACCTCCATCGAGTTTAGGCAGGCGCAAATTAATTTGCTAGATGCAAAAACGAGTCTTAATTTAGCTAAATATGATGCAAAATTGGCTGAATTGGAGTTATTGCAACTTACCGGTCAGTTATTGAATATAGATTTTTGA
- a CDS encoding efflux RND transporter permease subunit, whose protein sequence is MRKLISYFIKYEVAVNIVIIAFLIFGAVGALTLKSSFFPLQDSRMINISVTYPGSAPEEIEEGIILKIEDNLKGLEGIERVTSVARESGGSITVEIERDENIDVMLTEVKNAVDRVPTFPTGMEPLVVAKEESVRPTIRFAISGEKIPLVTLKRISEQIENDLRMMDGISQIEIDGFPEEEIEIAVRENDLLAYNLTFQDVAQAVSGANILTTGGTIKTSSEDYLIRANNRSYYADDLEDLVLKSTTNGEIIRLSDIARVSDQFSETPNASFFNGNQSVNITVSNTNSEDLLAAAEQVNKYIESYNKKSSNVRLDVVFDSSIRLQQRTQLLVENGVMGIVLVLLFLSLFLNTRLAFWVAFGLPVAFLGMFIFAEQFDVTINVLSLFGMIIVIGILVDDGIVISENIYQHFEMGKNPIKAALDGTMEVLPPIISAIITTILAFASFLFLDSRIGEFFGEVSTVVMLTLVVSLIEALIILPAHIAHSKALVRNASQPKSVIGKFFGKMRNINKLGDRVMIFLRDKVYGPVLDFVLKQQILSIGIILAVLILTFGAIGGDIIRITLFPSVASDRISIDLLMPEGVNPERTDSIITMVEEATWQVNKDFSEEQTGNLSVIENTIKRVGPGNNKASIQVNLLPGEERDFGAPEITNAIRDKVGPVYGVENLTFGSGGNFGGDPVSVSLLGNNLEELEAAKEDLKANFENNPLLKDVNDSDPKGIKEINIFLKDNAYALGLDLADVIGQVRNGFFGTQAQRFQRGQDEIRVWVRYDLENRSSINDLDDMRILTPSGNRVPFDEIANYEIIRGTESISHLDGMREIRVSADMEDPNGSSTEILTDIRENVMPEILAKYPSLSVSYEGQNREAGKLVSSASTVLPIILFLIYATIAFTFRSYSQPLLLMIMIPFSVIGVAWGHWIHDFPINMLSALGIIALVGIMVNDGLVLIGKYNGNLQDGMKFKQAIYEAGKSRFRAIFLTSLTTIAGMAPLLLEKSRQAQFLKPMAISISYGIGIATVLTLFLLPLLLSITNRIKVESKWLATGKRVERESVERTIKELHEAEKNKDEY, encoded by the coding sequence TTGAGAAAACTTATTAGTTACTTTATAAAGTACGAGGTAGCGGTTAATATCGTAATCATTGCTTTTTTAATATTCGGAGCTGTTGGTGCGCTTACTTTAAAATCTTCTTTCTTTCCTTTACAGGACAGCCGAATGATTAATATTAGCGTTACCTATCCCGGATCTGCACCCGAAGAGATCGAAGAAGGGATAATCCTAAAAATAGAAGATAATTTAAAAGGTCTAGAAGGCATCGAGCGAGTAACTTCGGTTGCCAGAGAGAGTGGTGGATCGATCACTGTAGAAATCGAGCGAGACGAGAATATCGATGTAATGCTCACCGAAGTCAAAAATGCGGTAGACCGAGTGCCAACCTTCCCAACCGGCATGGAGCCTTTAGTAGTAGCAAAAGAAGAATCGGTTAGGCCAACCATTAGATTTGCTATAAGTGGTGAAAAAATTCCGTTAGTTACGCTAAAAAGAATTAGTGAGCAGATCGAAAATGATTTGCGAATGATGGATGGTATTTCTCAGATTGAAATTGACGGTTTCCCCGAAGAAGAAATTGAGATCGCAGTTAGAGAAAACGATCTTCTGGCTTATAATTTGACATTTCAGGATGTTGCTCAGGCAGTTTCAGGAGCTAATATACTTACCACAGGAGGAACGATCAAAACCAGTAGTGAGGATTATTTGATTAGGGCGAATAACCGCTCGTACTATGCAGATGATTTAGAAGACCTGGTATTAAAATCTACTACTAACGGAGAAATTATACGTCTTTCCGATATTGCAAGAGTTTCCGATCAATTTTCTGAAACGCCAAATGCATCCTTTTTCAACGGAAATCAAAGTGTAAATATCACCGTAAGTAATACAAATTCAGAAGATCTCCTTGCAGCAGCAGAGCAGGTTAATAAATATATTGAGAGTTACAATAAAAAGAGTAGCAATGTCCGTTTGGATGTTGTTTTCGATTCATCTATCAGATTGCAGCAAAGAACACAGCTTTTGGTAGAGAATGGTGTAATGGGGATCGTTTTGGTGCTTTTATTTCTTTCTCTTTTTTTAAATACAAGATTGGCCTTTTGGGTAGCTTTTGGTTTACCGGTCGCCTTTTTGGGAATGTTCATTTTTGCCGAACAGTTTGATGTAACGATTAACGTTCTATCGCTATTTGGGATGATTATCGTGATTGGTATTTTGGTGGATGATGGTATCGTAATTTCAGAAAATATCTATCAGCATTTCGAAATGGGGAAAAATCCCATAAAAGCAGCTTTGGACGGTACGATGGAAGTGTTGCCTCCAATTATTTCAGCAATAATAACAACGATCTTAGCTTTTGCTAGTTTTCTATTTTTGGATAGTAGGATAGGAGAGTTTTTTGGAGAAGTATCTACTGTGGTAATGCTTACGCTGGTTGTTTCTTTAATTGAAGCGCTTATCATCTTACCTGCTCATATTGCACATTCTAAAGCATTGGTTCGAAACGCTTCACAACCAAAATCTGTGATAGGAAAATTCTTCGGTAAAATGAGGAATATTAATAAACTGGGAGATCGAGTGATGATTTTTCTTCGTGATAAAGTTTATGGCCCTGTTTTAGATTTTGTGCTGAAACAACAAATATTGAGTATAGGGATTATTTTAGCCGTACTTATTCTAACTTTTGGTGCTATTGGAGGGGATATTATTAGGATAACACTTTTCCCTAGTGTAGCCAGTGATCGAATTTCTATCGATCTTTTAATGCCAGAAGGGGTTAATCCTGAAAGAACAGATTCGATTATTACGATGGTTGAAGAAGCAACCTGGCAGGTAAATAAAGATTTTTCTGAAGAGCAGACAGGGAATCTTTCAGTGATAGAAAATACTATTAAAAGAGTTGGTCCCGGGAATAACAAAGCATCGATTCAGGTAAATTTATTACCGGGTGAAGAACGTGATTTTGGTGCACCTGAAATTACGAATGCTATTCGGGATAAAGTAGGACCGGTTTATGGCGTAGAAAACTTAACTTTTGGATCTGGAGGTAATTTTGGCGGAGATCCCGTTTCAGTTTCCTTATTGGGTAATAATCTAGAGGAATTAGAAGCCGCAAAAGAAGATTTAAAAGCCAATTTTGAGAATAATCCGTTACTAAAGGATGTAAACGATAGTGATCCTAAGGGAATTAAAGAAATAAATATCTTCCTTAAAGATAATGCTTATGCTTTAGGGCTTGATCTTGCAGATGTAATTGGGCAGGTTCGAAATGGTTTCTTTGGAACACAAGCACAGAGATTCCAAAGAGGGCAGGATGAAATTAGAGTCTGGGTGCGGTATGATCTGGAAAATAGATCTTCTATCAATGATCTTGACGATATGCGAATTCTAACACCTTCTGGGAATCGTGTTCCTTTTGATGAAATAGCGAATTATGAAATTATTCGCGGAACCGAGTCGATTAGTCACCTGGATGGAATGCGCGAGATTAGGGTAAGTGCAGATATGGAAGATCCTAATGGTAGTTCCACAGAAATTCTAACTGATATTCGTGAAAATGTGATGCCTGAAATATTGGCCAAATATCCAAGCTTAAGCGTTTCTTACGAGGGACAAAATCGAGAAGCTGGAAAGTTAGTGAGCTCAGCAAGCACTGTATTGCCAATCATATTGTTCTTGATCTACGCTACGATAGCCTTTACATTCAGAAGTTATAGTCAGCCACTGCTATTAATGATTATGATTCCTTTTAGTGTAATTGGTGTGGCTTGGGGACATTGGATTCACGATTTTCCAATTAATATGCTTTCCGCTTTAGGAATAATTGCGCTGGTTGGGATTATGGTGAATGATGGTTTGGTTCTTATAGGGAAATACAATGGGAACTTGCAGGATGGCATGAAATTTAAACAGGCAATCTACGAAGCAGGTAAATCACGTTTTAGAGCGATATTTCTAACGTCCTTAACCACAATTGCCGGTATGGCGCCCTTACTTCTCGAAAAAAGTAGGCAGGCGCAATTTCTCAAACCTATGGCGATCTCTATAAGTTACGGGATTGGTATTGCAACCGTATTAACGCTATTTTTACTACCGTTGCTGCTTTCTATTACGAATCGTATAAAAGTAGAAAGTAAATGGTTGGCAACAGGAAAAAGAGTAGAACGCGAGTCTGTAGAGCGAACAATAAAAGAATTACACGAAGCTGAAAAAAATAAAGATGAATATTAA
- a CDS encoding efflux RND transporter periplasmic adaptor subunit, with translation MDIRKIILSVLGLLLIAGAVFAAKWIIDSNVKTDPEVQKVVKNVFFKTVKNDTVPISIPANGNVTALRKLELYAEVQGIFRNSSKNFLPGQEYKKGQILLNIDSAEYAASVQSAKSDLYNSITAIMPDLRLDYPDAFEKWQKYLSNFDINKSVPELPEIETDKEKYFISGRGIVSSYYTIKNFEERLRKYTIVAPFNGILTEALVKEGTLIRSGQKLGEYIDPSVYELQVSIAKKFSDLLAVGEEVKLQNLDRNQTYNGTVSRINGRVNLETQTIQVFIRVEGQNIQEGMYLEAMLDAKKEPNALEIPRELLVERSKVYVVRDSVLDLVSVQPVYFNTESVVVKGLEDGTKMLAASVPGAYAGQLVNAEEVKDTAKNE, from the coding sequence ATGGATATACGCAAAATAATTCTCTCGGTTCTTGGACTCCTGCTTATCGCTGGAGCCGTATTTGCAGCTAAATGGATCATCGACAGCAATGTTAAGACAGATCCAGAAGTACAGAAGGTTGTAAAAAATGTATTCTTCAAAACGGTAAAAAATGATACCGTTCCTATTAGCATTCCTGCTAATGGGAATGTTACTGCGCTAAGAAAACTCGAACTCTACGCAGAAGTTCAGGGTATTTTTAGAAACAGTAGTAAGAATTTTCTACCAGGCCAGGAATATAAAAAAGGTCAGATTTTACTGAATATTGATTCTGCAGAATATGCTGCCAGTGTACAATCTGCCAAAAGTGATTTATATAATAGCATTACTGCTATTATGCCCGATCTAAGATTAGATTATCCTGATGCTTTTGAAAAATGGCAGAAGTATTTAAGCAATTTCGATATTAATAAATCGGTTCCTGAACTTCCTGAGATCGAAACCGATAAAGAAAAGTATTTTATCAGTGGTCGCGGAATCGTTTCCTCTTACTATACCATAAAAAACTTTGAAGAACGTTTAAGGAAATATACAATTGTAGCGCCTTTCAACGGAATACTTACCGAAGCGCTGGTTAAAGAAGGAACATTAATTAGGTCTGGACAAAAACTTGGGGAATATATAGATCCTTCAGTTTACGAATTACAGGTTTCTATCGCTAAAAAATTTAGTGATCTCTTAGCAGTAGGAGAAGAAGTGAAACTTCAAAATTTAGACCGCAATCAAACCTATAACGGAACTGTAAGTAGAATTAATGGCAGGGTAAATCTGGAAACACAAACCATTCAGGTTTTTATCCGCGTAGAAGGTCAAAACATACAGGAAGGAATGTATCTTGAAGCAATGCTGGATGCCAAAAAAGAACCAAACGCTTTAGAAATCCCGAGAGAGTTATTGGTAGAACGATCTAAGGTTTATGTAGTTAGAGACAGTGTTTTAGATTTGGTAAGCGTACAGCCTGTATATTTTAATACAGAAAGCGTTGTAGTAAAAGGCCTTGAAGATGGTACTAAAATGTTAGCAGCATCGGTGCCGGGAGCTTATGCCGGACAGTTAGTAAATGCTGAAGAAGTAAAAGATACCGCTAAAAACGAATAA
- a CDS encoding ABC-F family ATP-binding cassette domain-containing protein — protein sequence MLNIHNLSVSFQGEYLFQEIGFRLGAGDRIGLIGKNGAGKSTMLKIIAGEQEYDSGQIAKDKDLKIGFLKQDIDFVQGRTVLDEAYQAFEEIKRLETKMNEINHQLATRTDYESDSYTEIIQELTDVTHQYEIIGGYNYEGDTEKVLLGLGFSRADFEKLTDTFSGGWRMRIELAKLLLQNNDILLLDEPTNHLDIESIIWLETFLNSYPGCVILVSHDKMFLDNVTNRTIEISLGRIYDYKKPYSKYLELRGELREQQMAAQKNQQKEIEQTEKLIEKFRAKASKASMAQSLIKKLDKVNRIEVDEDDNAVMNITFPVSVQPGKVVVEAEHVGKAYGDHKVLEDINLLIERGSKIAFVGQNGQGKTTLAKIIIDEISHTGDLKLGHNVQLGYFAQNQADYLDGEKSIYDTMVDAANETNRSKVRDMLGSFLFRGDDVDKKVKVLSGGERNRLALCKMLLQPFNVLVMDEPTNHLDIKSKNVLKEACRNFEGTLIIVSHDRDFLQGLTKTVFEFRNRNIQEYLGDIDYYLEQRKLEDMRAVEKREKTPKGTKKKNTADKQSYEDQKKLKGLNNQISKVESKISKIEKDLKVKDQELATNYEKTIAQPNFLDSYNDKKKNLKKLFQEWESLQLEIDETS from the coding sequence ATGCTCAACATTCATAATCTTTCAGTCTCTTTTCAAGGAGAATATTTATTTCAGGAAATCGGTTTTCGTTTAGGAGCCGGAGACCGCATAGGTCTAATTGGTAAAAACGGAGCAGGAAAATCCACCATGCTTAAGATTATTGCTGGCGAGCAGGAATACGATAGTGGTCAAATAGCAAAGGATAAAGATCTTAAGATTGGATTCCTTAAACAGGATATAGATTTTGTACAGGGACGTACGGTATTGGATGAAGCATATCAGGCTTTCGAAGAAATTAAGCGTCTGGAAACTAAAATGAATGAAATAAATCATCAATTAGCGACCCGTACAGATTACGAAAGCGATTCTTATACTGAAATAATTCAGGAACTTACCGATGTAACACATCAATATGAGATTATTGGTGGTTATAATTATGAAGGTGATACCGAGAAAGTGTTGTTGGGACTTGGTTTTAGTAGAGCCGATTTTGAAAAACTAACCGATACCTTTTCTGGAGGTTGGAGAATGAGGATAGAGCTTGCAAAGCTTTTGCTTCAGAATAACGATATTTTGCTTCTCGATGAGCCTACTAACCACTTAGATATAGAAAGTATTATCTGGTTAGAGACTTTTCTAAATTCATATCCTGGTTGTGTGATTTTGGTATCTCACGATAAAATGTTTTTAGATAACGTGACTAATCGTACGATCGAAATTTCTTTGGGTAGAATTTACGATTACAAAAAGCCATATTCCAAATATCTGGAATTGCGAGGTGAGCTTAGAGAACAGCAAATGGCGGCTCAGAAAAATCAGCAAAAAGAAATTGAGCAGACCGAGAAGCTTATTGAAAAATTTAGAGCGAAGGCCTCTAAAGCTTCTATGGCACAATCCTTAATTAAAAAACTGGATAAAGTAAACCGAATTGAAGTTGATGAAGATGATAATGCGGTAATGAATATTACATTTCCCGTTTCTGTGCAGCCGGGTAAGGTAGTGGTCGAAGCAGAGCATGTAGGGAAAGCTTACGGAGATCATAAAGTATTAGAAGATATCAACCTACTGATAGAACGCGGTAGTAAAATTGCGTTTGTAGGACAGAATGGGCAAGGGAAAACTACGCTTGCTAAAATTATTATTGATGAGATTTCTCATACTGGCGATTTAAAGCTGGGACATAATGTGCAGTTAGGGTATTTTGCACAGAATCAGGCTGATTATTTAGACGGAGAGAAAAGTATATACGATACCATGGTCGATGCGGCAAACGAGACCAATAGATCTAAAGTTCGCGATATGCTGGGATCTTTCTTATTTCGCGGGGACGATGTAGATAAAAAAGTAAAAGTACTTTCTGGGGGAGAGCGAAACCGATTAGCGCTTTGTAAAATGCTTTTACAGCCTTTTAATGTGCTTGTGATGGATGAGCCTACCAACCACTTAGATATTAAATCTAAGAACGTTCTTAAGGAGGCGTGTAGAAATTTCGAGGGGACTCTAATAATTGTATCTCACGACAGGGATTTTCTTCAGGGTTTAACCAAAACAGTTTTTGAATTCAGAAATAGAAATATTCAGGAGTATTTAGGAGACATAGACTATTATCTAGAGCAGCGTAAATTGGAAGATATGCGTGCGGTAGAAAAAAGAGAAAAAACGCCGAAGGGTACTAAAAAGAAAAATACCGCTGATAAACAATCTTACGAAGATCAAAAGAAGCTGAAAGGGCTTAATAACCAAATAAGCAAAGTAGAGTCGAAAATATCTAAAATTGAAAAGGATTTAAAGGTAAAAGATCAGGAGTTAGCGACTAATTATGAAAAGACTATTGCACAACCCAATTTTTTAGATAGTTATAATGATAAGAAAAAGAATCTGAAGAAATTGTTTCAGGAATGGGAGAGTTTGCAGTTGGAAATAGATGAAACTAGTTAA
- a CDS encoding DUF983 domain-containing protein: MKFLKGTKLYSILTGTCPVCQEESMYKEKNPFKLNKVYEMHEYCSHCGTKYKIEPSFFYGAMYVSYAVGVAFSVAAFIIAHYFLGGGLLTSFFAIVGTLVVFMPIIMRLSRNIWINLFLKYNENAAKKRQNKN, translated from the coding sequence ATGAAATTCTTGAAAGGCACTAAGTTGTACAGCATTTTAACGGGAACCTGTCCAGTTTGCCAGGAAGAGAGTATGTACAAAGAAAAAAACCCGTTTAAACTGAATAAAGTTTACGAGATGCATGAGTATTGCTCTCATTGTGGCACCAAATATAAAATCGAACCTTCCTTCTTTTATGGTGCAATGTATGTAAGTTATGCTGTTGGGGTGGCATTTTCTGTAGCTGCATTTATCATTGCTCACTACTTTCTAGGTGGCGGATTGCTAACTTCCTTTTTTGCTATTGTAGGTACACTGGTTGTTTTTATGCCAATCATCATGCGTTTATCACGAAATATTTGGATCAACCTGTTTTTGAAATACAATGAAAACGCAGCTAAAAAAAGACAAAACAAAAATTAA
- a CDS encoding NAD(P)/FAD-dependent oxidoreductase codes for MLDYIVVGLGLSGIAISSHLEKRDKKFVVFEDNSQESSKVAGGIYNPIILKRFTLAWEADKQIGYSIPFYEELEKKLNTKFIQPFNIYRRFHSIEEQNSWFEAADNLRLAPFMSTQLVREVNSNISGDFSLGKLEKTGAIDTEKLISANRDYLKKHSILKQEKFDYSALEIKDDFIIYKDNKAKNIIFCDGFGVTGNPFFNWLPLRGNKGEYLIIKSKTLKLKQAVKSSVFILPLGNDLYKVGATYNHKDKTKEPTTEARIKLQNDLDELITCEYEILDQVSGIRPASADRRPLLGNHPKYKNLFVCNGFGSRGVLIAPLLSEKLLNFIEDEIPLPPEVNIVRFQRKHYKG; via the coding sequence ATGTTGGATTATATAGTCGTTGGTTTAGGTTTGAGCGGAATCGCAATAAGCAGCCATCTTGAAAAAAGAGATAAGAAATTCGTCGTTTTTGAGGATAATTCTCAAGAATCTTCGAAGGTTGCAGGCGGTATTTATAATCCAATTATATTAAAGCGATTTACATTAGCTTGGGAAGCCGATAAGCAAATTGGCTACTCAATTCCTTTTTATGAAGAGCTTGAAAAAAAGCTAAATACCAAGTTTATTCAACCATTTAATATTTATAGGAGATTTCATTCTATAGAAGAACAAAACAGCTGGTTTGAAGCTGCAGACAATCTGCGATTAGCTCCTTTTATGAGTACGCAGCTAGTAAGAGAAGTGAACTCGAATATTTCAGGAGATTTTTCATTAGGGAAATTAGAAAAAACGGGCGCCATAGATACGGAAAAGCTAATTTCAGCAAATAGAGATTATTTAAAAAAGCATTCAATTTTAAAACAAGAAAAATTCGATTACTCGGCTTTAGAAATCAAGGATGATTTTATTATTTATAAAGATAATAAAGCTAAGAATATCATCTTTTGTGATGGTTTTGGTGTTACTGGGAATCCGTTTTTTAATTGGTTGCCACTAAGAGGAAACAAGGGAGAGTATTTAATTATCAAGTCCAAAACCTTAAAATTAAAACAAGCCGTAAAATCCTCTGTTTTCATTTTACCTTTAGGAAACGATCTTTATAAAGTTGGCGCAACTTATAACCATAAAGATAAAACCAAGGAGCCAACTACCGAAGCGAGAATAAAGCTTCAAAATGATTTAGATGAACTTATTACCTGTGAGTATGAGATTTTAGATCAGGTATCAGGAATTCGTCCCGCATCTGCCGATAGACGACCGCTTTTAGGGAATCATCCTAAATACAAAAATCTCTTTGTTTGTAATGGCTTCGGAAGTCGCGGTGTACTTATCGCACCATTACTTTCTGAAAAGTTGTTGAATTTTATAGAAGATGAAATTCCGTTACCTCCTGAAGTTAATATTGTGCGATTTCAGAGAAAACATTACAAAGGTTAA